From a region of the Nonlabens sp. Hel1_33_55 genome:
- the ruvA gene encoding Holliday junction branch migration protein RuvA, whose amino-acid sequence MIAQLQGQLVEKNLTDVVIDCAGVGYFVEISLHTYSLIPEGDLVKLYTYMMVREDAQRLFGFVEKSEREVFKLLISVSGIGANTARTMLSSLDPSQIAQAIANGDVRTIQSVKGIGAKTAQRVILDLRDKILQVLEDPQISVLPSNRGREEALSALETLGYLRKQSQKVIDKILSDKPDATTEQLIKEALKQL is encoded by the coding sequence ATGATTGCCCAATTGCAAGGCCAGCTGGTCGAGAAAAACCTTACTGATGTCGTTATAGATTGCGCTGGTGTAGGGTATTTCGTAGAAATTTCTTTACATACTTATTCACTCATTCCAGAAGGTGACCTCGTCAAGCTTTACACCTACATGATGGTGCGTGAAGATGCGCAGCGGCTTTTTGGATTCGTTGAGAAAAGCGAGCGTGAGGTTTTTAAGTTGCTTATTTCGGTTTCTGGGATAGGTGCAAATACGGCTCGCACGATGTTGTCCAGTCTTGATCCATCACAAATTGCCCAGGCTATTGCAAATGGAGATGTTAGAACGATTCAAAGTGTTAAAGGAATAGGTGCAAAAACGGCGCAACGCGTGATCCTCGATTTACGTGATAAGATTTTGCAGGTGCTGGAAGATCCGCAGATTTCTGTTTTACCGAGCAATAGAGGACGAGAAGAGGCGTTATCTGCTTTGGAAACGCTTGGTTATTTGCGCAAACAGTCTCAAAAAGTGATCGATAAGATCCTGTCAGACAAGCCAGATGCCACCACTGAACAACTTATTAAGGAAGCACTTAAACAATTATAG
- a CDS encoding NADP-dependent malic enzyme — translation MSSKPSRRREALVYHAKPTPGKIKVVPTKKYSSQRDLSLAYSPGVAEPCLEIAKDPTNAYKYTTKGNLVAVISNGTAVLGLGDIGPLASKPVMEGKGLLFKIFADLDCFDIEVDTKDVDQFIETVKNIAPTFGGINLEDIAAPEAFEIERRLKEELNIPVMHDDQHGTAIISSAALLNALELAEKNIEDVKIVVSGAGSAAISCTSLYVKLGARLENIMMFDVDGLITKSRTDLGKMQMQFATDHKPVSMADAIVGADVFLGLSAGNIVSQKMVQSMSDNPIVFAMANPTPEIDYDLAMAAREDIIMATGRSDNPNQVNNVLGFPFIFRGAMDVRATMINEEMKLAATYALANLAKEPVPEQVNIAYGELKLNFGRDYIIPKPFDPRLISTVPPAVARAAMESGVAQEPITDWDKYEEQLLSRMGSDNKLVRLLLNRARINPKRIVFAEADNVDVLKAAQIVLEEGIGTPILLGRKDVIEEMMAELDFDQPCLIIDPKTDEESARRDRYAREFWKLRQRKGVTEFDASKTIRQRNYFAAMMVKVGDADALITGVAQSYPRSVRPMMEIIGMAPGVDKIATTNLMVTDRGPLFISDTSINIDPDAIELAKIAQMTGRTAGMFGIDPVIAMISYANFGSSKHPNATKVTDAVKYLHQYYPSIVVDGEIQTDFALNATMLEQKFPFSKLAGKKVNTLIFPNLESSNSTYKLLKELRGIDSIGPIMMGMQKPCHILQLGASVDEIVNMAAVAVIDAQQKEKRAAEQSAKGRS, via the coding sequence ATGAGCAGCAAACCCAGCAGAAGAAGAGAAGCACTGGTTTATCACGCAAAACCTACACCTGGAAAAATCAAGGTGGTCCCAACTAAAAAATACAGTAGCCAGAGAGACTTGTCATTAGCCTACAGTCCTGGTGTGGCAGAACCTTGCCTTGAGATTGCTAAGGATCCAACCAACGCCTATAAATACACTACAAAGGGGAATTTGGTAGCCGTAATATCTAACGGTACGGCAGTATTGGGATTAGGAGACATAGGTCCTCTTGCGAGCAAACCAGTTATGGAAGGTAAAGGTTTGTTATTTAAAATATTTGCAGACCTGGATTGTTTCGATATTGAAGTTGACACCAAGGATGTAGATCAGTTTATTGAAACGGTCAAGAATATCGCGCCCACTTTTGGAGGAATCAATCTAGAAGATATTGCAGCTCCCGAGGCCTTTGAAATTGAACGCCGACTCAAAGAAGAATTGAACATACCGGTCATGCATGATGACCAGCATGGAACAGCGATCATTTCAAGTGCTGCACTTCTCAATGCATTGGAACTTGCTGAAAAGAATATAGAAGATGTAAAAATCGTTGTTTCTGGCGCTGGTAGTGCCGCAATTTCATGCACCTCGCTGTATGTAAAATTAGGAGCACGACTAGAAAACATTATGATGTTTGATGTTGACGGTCTTATTACCAAATCACGCACAGACCTAGGTAAAATGCAAATGCAATTTGCTACTGATCATAAACCAGTTTCCATGGCAGACGCCATTGTTGGAGCAGACGTGTTTTTGGGACTCTCTGCCGGGAATATAGTTTCCCAAAAGATGGTGCAATCCATGAGTGATAATCCTATTGTTTTTGCAATGGCAAATCCAACTCCAGAGATTGATTACGACCTGGCTATGGCAGCTCGTGAGGATATCATTATGGCAACAGGACGTAGTGATAATCCCAACCAAGTAAATAACGTATTAGGGTTCCCATTCATTTTTAGAGGTGCCATGGATGTGCGCGCCACAATGATTAATGAAGAAATGAAGCTAGCTGCGACTTATGCACTGGCAAACCTGGCAAAAGAACCTGTGCCAGAACAAGTAAATATTGCCTATGGAGAGTTGAAGCTCAACTTCGGGCGTGATTATATAATTCCAAAGCCTTTTGATCCACGCTTGATCTCAACAGTGCCACCGGCGGTAGCTAGAGCTGCCATGGAATCTGGAGTTGCTCAAGAACCTATCACAGACTGGGATAAGTATGAGGAGCAGTTGCTTTCTAGAATGGGATCTGATAACAAGCTTGTCCGTTTGTTATTAAACCGCGCGAGAATCAATCCAAAACGTATTGTCTTTGCAGAAGCTGATAATGTAGACGTACTCAAGGCGGCTCAAATTGTTCTGGAAGAAGGAATAGGTACGCCCATATTATTGGGAAGAAAAGATGTCATTGAAGAAATGATGGCAGAGCTTGATTTTGATCAACCATGCTTAATCATTGACCCCAAAACCGATGAAGAGTCCGCAAGGCGTGATCGATATGCACGCGAGTTCTGGAAGTTGAGACAACGCAAAGGTGTGACTGAATTTGATGCTAGCAAAACCATACGTCAGCGTAACTATTTTGCCGCGATGATGGTTAAGGTAGGAGATGCAGATGCATTGATAACTGGTGTTGCGCAATCCTATCCGCGATCTGTGCGTCCTATGATGGAAATTATAGGAATGGCTCCTGGAGTCGATAAAATTGCGACCACCAACTTAATGGTCACTGATCGTGGCCCGCTATTTATCTCAGATACTTCTATTAACATTGATCCAGACGCCATTGAGCTTGCTAAAATTGCACAGATGACTGGTAGAACGGCAGGTATGTTTGGAATCGATCCCGTAATTGCCATGATTTCTTATGCAAACTTTGGATCCAGTAAGCACCCTAATGCTACTAAGGTTACAGATGCTGTAAAGTATTTGCACCAGTATTATCCTAGTATAGTTGTAGATGGTGAAATACAGACAGATTTTGCCTTGAACGCTACGATGCTGGAGCAAAAATTTCCGTTTTCTAAATTAGCTGGGAAAAAGGTCAACACCTTGATTTTTCCTAATTTGGAGAGTAGCAATTCTACCTACAAATTACTAAAGGAATTGCGAGGCATAGATTCGATTGGTCCTATTATGATGGGAATGCAAAAGCCATGTCATATTCTACAGTTGGGTGCCAGTGTGGACGAGATTGTGAATATGGCAGCTGTGGCTGTCATTGATGCCCAACAAAAAGAAAAACGAGCTGCAGAACAGTCTGCAAAAGGTAGATCCTAA
- a CDS encoding cytochrome P450 translates to MRNIHKVSAIRFLSKSAQIYKDPLPFHRENFQRYGQTFKISPKPGLTIHFTCDTKLTQHILQKNQRNYHKSSLQTHDLAKYIGHGLLTANGEEWKANRKLVQPAFYKKQLAGIMDSMHQVIQQELRNIVPGKAMDIHKVFSDLAFKVVARSLFYLEDMDERINRLQQITEEAQKMLIKELRLPFLQWYYNRRWLSGNRSIAYHMELIDEARGILLDIIEQRRKENKTYGDLLDMLLQSTYEDGTHMSDEQLIDEILVLFIAGHETTANALTFATQLLAHHPEKARKVQGEISKLDSTDLMEQVRSMEYTKQVLDETMRLYPPAYVTDRVAVEADECDDISIPAGSIWLISFYEMHRRADLWQQPEAFIPERFDPDKRKEYSDQYFPFGAGPRMCIGNNFAMFEMALVVKNILEKYDLEAIGDIIEYHPLITLRPKNARVVFRERT, encoded by the coding sequence ATGCGTAACATTCACAAAGTATCGGCGATAAGGTTTTTGTCTAAATCTGCTCAGATTTATAAAGACCCATTACCATTTCACAGAGAAAACTTCCAGCGTTACGGCCAGACATTCAAGATTAGCCCAAAACCTGGATTGACCATTCATTTTACCTGCGATACAAAGCTCACACAACATATTCTCCAGAAGAATCAGCGCAATTATCATAAATCCAGCTTACAAACACACGACCTGGCAAAATATATAGGTCATGGATTGCTCACTGCAAACGGTGAAGAATGGAAAGCAAACCGAAAGCTAGTTCAACCTGCTTTTTATAAAAAACAACTCGCTGGTATCATGGATTCCATGCATCAGGTGATACAGCAGGAATTAAGGAATATTGTCCCTGGCAAAGCCATGGATATTCATAAAGTCTTTAGTGACCTCGCATTTAAGGTCGTTGCCCGCAGTTTGTTTTATTTGGAGGACATGGACGAGCGCATCAATCGGTTACAGCAAATTACTGAAGAAGCTCAAAAGATGCTCATCAAGGAATTGCGATTGCCATTCCTGCAATGGTATTACAACCGTCGCTGGCTTTCTGGAAATAGGAGTATTGCCTATCACATGGAATTGATTGATGAGGCAAGAGGCATTCTCTTGGATATTATCGAACAGCGCAGGAAAGAAAATAAAACCTATGGAGACCTGCTGGATATGTTATTGCAATCTACCTATGAGGATGGTACCCATATGAGCGATGAACAGCTCATAGATGAAATTTTGGTATTATTTATTGCAGGCCATGAAACAACAGCAAATGCGTTGACATTTGCCACTCAACTATTGGCACATCACCCAGAAAAAGCACGAAAGGTTCAGGGTGAGATTTCAAAACTCGATAGTACAGATTTAATGGAACAGGTGCGATCCATGGAGTATACAAAGCAAGTGCTGGATGAAACCATGCGTTTGTATCCACCAGCATATGTAACCGATCGCGTAGCGGTAGAAGCTGACGAGTGTGATGATATCTCCATTCCAGCCGGTAGTATATGGCTCATTAGTTTCTATGAAATGCACCGCCGCGCCGATTTATGGCAACAACCAGAAGCGTTCATCCCAGAACGATTCGATCCAGATAAGCGCAAGGAATACAGCGATCAATATTTTCCTTTTGGTGCTGGACCTCGTATGTGCATAGGGAATAATTTTGCGATGTTTGAAATGGCACTCGTGGTTAAAAACATACTCGAGAAATACGACTTGGAAGCCATTGGCGATATCATTGAATACCATCCATTGATCACGCTGCGACCCAAGAATGCTCGGGTGGTTTTTAGGGAAAGGACCTAA